TCCGAGATAGCAAAAAACTACAGTTAGCTGGTTATACTATCATGAATGCAAAATTCCCGACTGAGTATCAATCCTTCTTAGAAAAAGGGTTTTCTCTTCCCGAATCTGCCTTGGAGATCAAATCTTATGCCCAGTTGCCGAGTTTACAAAAAATCTTTCTGGCTTCAGTGGATTCTTTTTCTGGTAAAATGGAAGGAGAATTTCTGGGATTGGGATCTAGTTATTTTTATCTTTGGAAAAAAGGGAATTACCGTTGGGCTGGAGACTCTTGGGAAGCGAACGTATTTCCTGGAAACCAGATATTATTCCGTGGATCGAATTATACTCTCATTGAATGGGAAGACGGGAAAAAACAATATATATCACCGAAAGGAGATTCGGTGATATTTTTTAGTTTGGAATCTAAATCCTATAAGGATGCAGATGGTAAACAGGTCACTCCTTAGTGACCTTCTAACCAACGTTCTGCTTCTAGTGCTGACATACAACCGCTACCTGCTGCTGTGATGGCTTGGCGGTACACTTTGTCCTGTACATCACCTGCGGCAAACACACCTTCTACATTGGTTTGTGTGGTTCCTGGTTTTGTGATGATATAACCTGTTTCATCTAAATCCAATTGTCCTTTAAAAACTTCTGTATTGGGAACATGTCCAATTGCATAAAAAAGACCACCCACTTCTAAATCCTTTTTGGATTTATCTTTTGTACTTTCTAGAACGATCGATGTAAGTCCGCCGGCCCCACCTTTGGCTTCCACAACCGTTTGGCTCCAAAGGATTTCAATTTTGGGATGTTCCATCGCACGTTTTTGCATGATTTGGGACGCACGGAGTTGGTCACGTCGTACGACCAAATACACTTTGGATGCAAATTTAGTGAGATGGTTTGCTTCTTCCACAGCAGAGTCACCGCCACCCACAACAGCGAGAGCTTTGTTACGGTAGATCGGGAGGGCACCGTCACAAACGGCGCAGGCAGAAATCCCACGTTGCCAATAAGTTTCTTCTCCCGGGACAAACATACGTTTGGCAGTGGCACCAGTGGCGATGATCACTGATTCTGCTTTGATTTCTTCGTCGTCTGACCAGATAGTAAAAGGGCGTTTGGAAAAATCCACTTTGGTGATGGTTTGGGTGTGGATGGTGGTTCCGTATTTTATGGATTGTTCGCGGAAAAGTTGGGTGAGTTTGGTGCCATCGATTCCTTCTGGGAAACCAGGGAAGTTTTCCACTTCCGTTGTGGTGGTGAGCTGTCCACCAGCAGCGACTCCCCCTGCCATAAATCCTTCATACATCACCGGGTTTAGATTGGCTCTGGCTGCGTAAATGGCCGCTGTATGTCCTGCGGGACCGGATCCGATGATGACAACTTTATGGTTCATAATTTCTCCTATTCTGTATCTTGTTCTTTATTGTTTAGACGGGATTTCCAGGATTCCTGTCTATTTTGTTTCACAAGCCCGGACCCATGGTGCATAGTAAGGGTCCCCTGCGAGAGGGCTTTTTTCTAGGGTCAGTAGGTAATCCTTTTGTTTGAACCCTCTAGTAAGGCAAAGGTAGGTGGTTTCAAAAAACTCCAAAGTTTCTTTTTTCCCTTGGAAACGAATTTCTTCTAAAATTTCAAGCGCTTCCTTTTCGTATCCTGTGGTAAGATAGAGCCGGAAGAGTTCACGTTGTACTTCTGTGTCGTCTTTTTTTTGTTTGTGATATTTTTCCAAATAAAAAATGGCTGTGGCGATGGATTGGTTACTTTCTGCAAGAAGTAAACCGTTGCGTTTTAGAACGGGATCATAATCAGGGTTTTCACGGAGTGAAAGTTCGTAGTAGTAGAGGGCTTTGGTTTTCTCTCCTACCATTTCCCATTTTTTCCCCTCTTCAAAAAGGGACCGTTCCTTTCGGCCGCAATTAACGACTAACAATAGTCCAAACGTGAGTAAAAAAATAAGGGAGTTTCTATGAACCACATCTCCTTTTTTCCTGACATAGCCATTTGTGGCAAAAAAAATAATAAGTCTCTTTAAGCTTTTTGTCCGACTCTTTAAGTAACATAAGAGAGTAAAGATGGGTTCCAAATTGCCAGTTTCTCAAAATCAGCTTTTACAAACATTCCAAGAGTACCTGTCCGTAGAAAAAGGACTGAGCGATAATTCGATATATTCCTACGGATATGATCTCAATAAGTTTGCGATCTTCTTGGAAAAGGAACACATCAACTTCTTAGAAGTAAAAGCAAACGACATCATGCGTTTTCTCGAAGAAGAAAGAGAACGTAAAATCTCTGCAAAAACGCTGGCTCGTGAAGTCGTGGCAATCAGGCAGTTTTATAAATATCTCCGCGATGAAAAACGATTGGATTCCAATCCAACCGAAAAGATTGAAACTCCGGAAGTCGCAAGAACCATTCCTGATTATTTAACACAAACCGAAATTGATGAACTTTTTCGTAATATCAAAGAGGACAATTTGTACGAACTCCGTGACAAATGTATCTTTGAACTTCTTTATTCTTCTGGCCTTCGAATCTCAGAAGCATGTAACTTAAAAATGACGGATATCGACATGGAAAACATGACGATCACTGTAGAGGGAAAAGGTGGAAGACAACGCCTAGTTCCTTTTGGTGAAAAATCTTTAGAAATTTTGAAAAAGTATTTAGTTGAAAGTCGCACAGAAATTTTGAAAAAAAGAACCTGTGAATTTGTTTTTGTTTCTAAAAAAGGATCGTATATCAACCGTAAGTCGGTATGGCGCCTTTTGAATCATTACATCAAACGCACAAAAATAAAGAAAAAAGTAACACCACACACACTTCGCCACTCATTTGCTACTCACCTTCTCGAGAACCACGCAGATCTAAAATCGGTTCAAGAACTTTTGGGTCATATCGATATTTCGACGACTCAAATTTACACTCATATGGCAAATAAAACTCTGAAGGAAGTTCATAAGAAATTCCATCCGAGAGGATAATGTCGAACCAAAAGAAACCCACGGACTACAGTAAAGTAGTCCGTATCCAAATCCCATCCAACCCTCGATTCGTTTCCCACACCCGTAATTATTTTTTTAATCTTTGTTTAGAACATGGATTTTCTCTTTTTGATTCCATGGATTTAAAACTTGTGATTGGCGAAGCAGTGGTAAATATCATTCGCCATGCTTATGCTGGTCAAACAGGTAAACCCATTTTTATTGAAATGCAATTTGATAAGGACAGAGTTGAAATTAAACTCAGAGACTACGGGAAAAAAGTAGAACCCAAAGACCTTCGTAGTTTTGATCTAAGTGACTACCGCGAACATGGGATTGGGCTTTTTATGATTAAGGAACTCACCGATTATTATTTTTTAGACCAGTCTTTTGAAGTTGGGAACCAAATGGTTCTAATCAAAAGAAAGTAACCTCCATTTTTCTCGACAACTATCCCTGATTTGTAAGTTTATCCGTATGGAAACAATTCATGCAACGACCATCCTTTCGGTTCGTAAAAACGGTAAAATTGCGGTAGGGGGAGACGGGCAAGTTTCCATGGGAAATACCGTGATGAAACATACCGCAAAAAAAGTCCGAAGACTTTACAACGGTAAGGTGATCGCTGGATTTGCCGGGAGTGCTGCCGATGCATTTACTCTTTTTGAACTTTTTGAAAAAAAATTAA
Above is a window of Leptospira perdikensis DNA encoding:
- a CDS encoding tetratricopeptide repeat protein — protein: MVHRNSLIFLLTFGLLLVVNCGRKERSLFEEGKKWEMVGEKTKALYYYELSLRENPDYDPVLKRNGLLLAESNQSIATAIFYLEKYHKQKKDDTEVQRELFRLYLTTGYEKEALEILEEIRFQGKKETLEFFETTYLCLTRGFKQKDYLLTLEKSPLAGDPYYAPWVRACETK
- the trxB gene encoding thioredoxin-disulfide reductase produces the protein MNHKVVIIGSGPAGHTAAIYAARANLNPVMYEGFMAGGVAAGGQLTTTTEVENFPGFPEGIDGTKLTQLFREQSIKYGTTIHTQTITKVDFSKRPFTIWSDDEEIKAESVIIATGATAKRMFVPGEETYWQRGISACAVCDGALPIYRNKALAVVGGGDSAVEEANHLTKFASKVYLVVRRDQLRASQIMQKRAMEHPKIEILWSQTVVEAKGGAGGLTSIVLESTKDKSKKDLEVGGLFYAIGHVPNTEVFKGQLDLDETGYIITKPGTTQTNVEGVFAAGDVQDKVYRQAITAAGSGCMSALEAERWLEGH
- a CDS encoding ATP-binding protein, encoding MSNQKKPTDYSKVVRIQIPSNPRFVSHTRNYFFNLCLEHGFSLFDSMDLKLVIGEAVVNIIRHAYAGQTGKPIFIEMQFDKDRVEIKLRDYGKKVEPKDLRSFDLSDYREHGIGLFMIKELTDYYFLDQSFEVGNQMVLIKRK
- the xerD gene encoding site-specific tyrosine recombinase XerD — its product is MGSKLPVSQNQLLQTFQEYLSVEKGLSDNSIYSYGYDLNKFAIFLEKEHINFLEVKANDIMRFLEEERERKISAKTLAREVVAIRQFYKYLRDEKRLDSNPTEKIETPEVARTIPDYLTQTEIDELFRNIKEDNLYELRDKCIFELLYSSGLRISEACNLKMTDIDMENMTITVEGKGGRQRLVPFGEKSLEILKKYLVESRTEILKKRTCEFVFVSKKGSYINRKSVWRLLNHYIKRTKIKKKVTPHTLRHSFATHLLENHADLKSVQELLGHIDISTTQIYTHMANKTLKEVHKKFHPRG